The following coding sequences are from one Salvia hispanica cultivar TCC Black 2014 chromosome 3, UniMelb_Shisp_WGS_1.0, whole genome shotgun sequence window:
- the LOC125209950 gene encoding uncharacterized protein LOC125209950: protein MALSSLANRYSSSSPNFSCAVVDTPLVCAVKSLSFECLKLLLEGKADPNFYVAGLSPMQYAAKEGDTKFLEYLIKAKGDPNSSDKDIHRPIEEAALVHDRAAVEVLFPVTEQLAHYPNWTVDGIIEYTHSEEYKKMSQEKLTKRLSVIDFGGLLDAGNKNYYRAIFHYRMASHLDPSNATWVSTRSMWEARTHKSINALLDAQQCFRLKPHCPVPYDRGDNAAAANEIFKKFLKAGLAFSLDPYERKKCHAFRITMFDYFAWLSQMSSAEEIFSCDDDQHCRISPFFGSSPCTLNIFCFIDRVSSSSFMRNEKEEQKMKSLSKQNENLVDEEESSDKIKAEVEHEWHRSDSSMNSHEPGVSSYSLHRKIEQALNVPQSVMSDDLKMMTQNRRKIKSLFNRRKIKSLVNRCCKEDELMTAKMDKESELYVATISGDLHQFKTIFNTDPESKGGDEAIVRALVGDVSRNDTEKRNLLIAEDVVLEAIIKAGPKLILMSDSNGRKPLHFAAYLGNLEATHYLLQKCKSNATRRDKRGELPIHLAALEGHVDIIHALLQYPTQAEELLDMSGCNILHIAARSGRYNVFHYVLNNPNLDSLVNMKDKSGDTPLHIATRNDHAKIVSALTWDQRVETKAVNNKEMTALDVFYEKRKHKLSFAKHLTLAALHAASVPQNSDSDRKVNVNLNVFKERVNTFLVMATLVATVTFAAGFTMPGGYISSETSNELGMAAMWKDTVFHVFVFCDTIAMYTSILAVTTLIWAQLGDITLVFSALYIAVPLLGVALIMMSMAFTAGVTIVLSKLRWLQITVLAMSTSFIALLLLLLILLCAPLGARSRILRYLSYYPFCLLVLVTSTKPNH from the exons CCAAATTTTTCTTGTGCAGTTGTGGACACCCCTCTTGTATGTGCAGTCAAGTCTCTTTCATTTGAATGCCTGAAATTGCTGCTTGAG GGTAAAGCAGACCCAAATTTTTATGTCGCTGGATTAAGTCCTATGCAATATGCTGCAAAAGAAGGAGACACAAAATTTCTTGAGTATTTGATTAAAGCTAAAGGAGATCCAAATTCGTCTGACAAA GATATACATAGACCGATTGAGGAAGCTGCTTTGGTGCATGATCGTGCAGCTGTGGAGGTTTTGTTTCCAGTGACTGAACAGCTTGCACATTATCCGAATTGGACTGTTGATGGCATAATCGAGTACACTCATTCtgaagaatataaaaaaatg AGTCAGGAGAAATTGACAAAGCGCTTAAGTGTAATAGACTTCGGAGGGTTGCTTGATGCGGGCAATAAGAATTACTACCGAGCAATCTTTCATTATAGAATG GCTTCTCATCTTGATCCATCTAACGCCACATGGGTATCGACGCGAAGCATGTGGGAAGCACGCACACATAAAAGCATTAATGCTCTGTTAGATGCTCAGCAATGCTTTAGGCTCAAGCCACACTGCCCCGTCCCTTACGACAGAGGAGACAATGCTGCTGCAGCGAATGAGATATTCAAG AAATTCCTCAAGGCAGGCCTAGCCTTCTCGTTGGATCCTTATGAAAGGAAAAAGTGTCACGCATTTAG AATTACTATGTTCGATTACTTTGCTTGGTTGAGTCAGATGAGCAGCGCCGAAGAGATTTTTAGCTGTGATGATGATCAACACTGTAGAATTTCCCCATTTTTTGGA TCCAGTCCTTGCACTTTAAATATATTCTGCTTCATCGATCGagtttcatcttcttctttcatgCGAAACGAAAAAGAAGAGCAAAAGATGAAAAGCTTGTCGAAGCAGAACGAGAATCTGGTCGACGAGGAGGAATCTTCAGATAAAATCAAAGCAGAGGTTGAACATGAATGGCATAGGTCGGATTCAAGCATGAACTCACACGAACCAGGAGTAAgctcatactccctccatcgcAAAATTGAACAG GCTCTCAATGTACCCCAAAGCGTGATGTCTGATGATTTGAAGATGATGACCCAGAACCGGAGAAAGataaaatccttatttaatcGAAGAAAGATAAAATCTTTGGTTAATCGATGCTGTAAAGAAGATGAGCTTATGACTGCAAAGATGGACAAGGAATCTGAGTTATATGTAGCAACCATAAGTGGTGATCTCCACCAGTTCAAAACAATTTTCAATACAGATCCtgaat CAAAAGGTGGAGATGAAGCTATTGTAAGAGCCCTTGTGGGAGATGTCTCTCGTAACGACACAGAGAAGCGTAATCTACTGATAGCAGAGGATG TTGTTTTAGAAGCCATAATCAAGGCGGGGCCAAAATTAATCCTAATGAGCGACAGTAATGGAAGAAAACCGCTTCATTTTGCTGCATATTTGGGTAACCTAGAAGCAACACATTACCTGCTACAAAAATGTAAGAGCAATGCAACTAGAAGAGACAAAAGAGGTGAACTGCCTATTCATTTGGCAGCACTTGAAGGCCATGTTGACATCATTCACGCTTTGCTTCAGTATCCCACCCAAGCTGAGGAGCTGCTTGACATGTCTGGTTgtaatattttacatattGCTGCTCGGAGTGGAAGATATAATGTGTTCCATTATGTTCTCAACAATCCAAATCTCGACTCCCTCGTAAACATGAAGGATAAATCCGGAGACACGCCCCTGCATATTGCCACCAGGAATGATCATGCTAAGATAGTCAGTGCCTTAACCTGGGACCAGAGGGTCGAAACTAAGGCGGTTAACAACAAGGAAATGACAGCTCTTGatgttttttatgaaaaaaggaaacataAACTATCTTTTGCAAAG CATTTGACTTTGGCTGCTCTACATGCTGCATCTGTTCCTCAAAATTCAGATTCAGATAGAAAGGTGAATGTCAACTTGAATGTCTTTAAGGAAAGAGTAAACACTTTCCTGGTTATGGCAACTCTGGTCGCCACAGTAACTTTTGCAGCTGGTTTCACCATGCCCGGTGGCTACATTAGCTCTGAAACTAGCAATGAATTGGGCATGGCAGCGATGTGGAAAGACACGGTATTCCACGTTTTTGTTTTCTGCGACACTATAGCCATGTATACTTCAATCCTTGCTGTCACAACTCTCATATGGGCCCAGTTAGGTGATATTACCTTAGTTTTCTCTGCCCTCTACATTGCGGTACCGTTGCTTGGTGTTGCTCTGATCATGATGTCTATGGCTTTCACAGCTGGAGTTACCATAGTTCTTAGCAAACTCAGATGGCTCCAAATCACTGTGCTTGCCATGAGTACATCTTTCATTGCCCTATTGCTTCTCCTCCTGATTCTTTTGTGCGCACCACTCGGTGCAAGGAGTCGGATACTACGGTATCTTTCTTACTACCCATTTTGCTTGCTCGTATTAGTTACTAGCACAAAGCCGAATCACTGA
- the LOC125213631 gene encoding uncharacterized protein LOC125213631, with the protein MAAYGALVSLMHIIDTLEKHPSPPISINEIQVQSLTQNITFLQDFLDCYISPFADSHEADPLERRIADAVYAAEDVIESHIVDQIHSGSTIVADHNFYHNLQKLIEEMDLINKEVKCIAVEARTKQKPVAALSASSPTEKESVIVGSDEVFLEVLDKLTNDQLYRQIIPIRGWVALGEDTQHQAETEALLVHGEHAVSSRASS; encoded by the exons ATGGCTGCTTATGGAGCTCTGGTTTCTCTTATGCATATCATAGATACCCTCGAGAAACATCCTTCTCCTCCCATTTCTATCAACGAAATACAAGTTCAATCCCTCACTCAAAACATTACTTTCTTGCAGGATTTTCTTGATTGCTATATTTCCCCTTTTGCTGATAGCCACGAAGCTGATCCATTGGAGCGTCGCATTGCTGATGCAGTTTACGCAGCTGAGGATGTTATCGAATCCCATATCGTGGATCAAATTCACAGTGGATCCACAATCGTTGCAGATCATAACTTCTATCACAATCTACAGAAACTGATTGAAGAAATGGATCTGATCAACAAAGAGGTGAAGTGCATTGCAGTTGAAGCTCGGACCAAGCAGAAGCCCGTTGCTGCCTTGTCGGCGTCTTCTCCCACTGAGAAAGAAAGCGTGATCGTGGGCTCTGACGAAGTGTTTCTTGAAGTTTTGGATAAGCTCACCAATGATCAACTCTACCGCCAAATCATCCCCATCCGGGGATGGGTGGCATTG GGGGAGGATACACAGCATCAGGCCGAAACAGAGGCACTACTCGTGCATGGTGAGCATGCTGTCTCGAGCAGGGCGTCTTCGTGA